One Vicinamibacteria bacterium DNA segment encodes these proteins:
- a CDS encoding PadR family transcriptional regulator yields MTKTKSELLHGTLELLVLRILESEAMNGYGIGRRIEDLTGDALSVDEGSLYPALYRMEERGWLASSWRVTENKRRAKFYRLTSAGRRRLGSERSNWSEFAAAVKKILESA; encoded by the coding sequence GTGACGAAGACGAAATCAGAACTCCTTCACGGCACGCTCGAGCTCCTCGTCCTCCGTATCCTCGAGAGCGAGGCGATGAACGGCTACGGGATCGGCCGCCGCATAGAAGACCTCACCGGGGACGCTCTCTCCGTTGACGAAGGTTCGCTCTATCCCGCGCTCTATCGGATGGAGGAGCGGGGTTGGCTCGCCTCCTCCTGGCGAGTCACCGAGAACAAGCGAAGGGCGAAGTTCTACCGGCTCACGAGCGCCGGCCGGCGGAGGCTCGGGAGCGAGCGCAGCAACTGGTCCGAGTTCGCCGCCGCCGTGAAGAAGATTCTCGAATCTGCCTGA
- a CDS encoding amidohydrolase family protein produces DRTQIAWLSNFSDEDFRAAERSLEVQRELVRRLAEAGARLLAGTDRSPWGLSLHAELRELVASGLTPYEALACATLHPAEYLERDHGTGRVAVGSPADLVLLEASPLEDISRTLQIEGVVRRGRWLDRASLDALIEATKAP; encoded by the coding sequence GATCGCACGCAGATTGCGTGGCTGAGTAATTTTTCGGACGAGGATTTCCGAGCCGCCGAGAGAAGTCTCGAGGTGCAGCGCGAGCTCGTACGTCGTCTCGCGGAGGCGGGGGCTCGCCTTCTTGCCGGCACCGACCGTTCGCCCTGGGGGCTGTCGCTGCATGCGGAGCTGCGAGAGCTCGTGGCTTCGGGCCTCACGCCCTACGAAGCGCTCGCCTGTGCGACGCTTCATCCGGCCGAGTACCTCGAACGCGACCACGGTACCGGGCGCGTCGCCGTAGGGAGTCCGGCAGACCTGGTGCTCCTCGAGGCCAGCCCGCTCGAAGATATTTCACGCACGCTTCAGATCGAGGGCGTTGTGCGCCGCGGTCGGTGGCTCGACCGCGCTTCGCTCGACGCGCTCATCGAAGCGACGAAGGCCCCGTGA